Proteins encoded by one window of Pseudomonas tructae:
- a CDS encoding methyltransferase encodes MNAQKPVTIYEHAEEANTLNGVFDLVKLSDQYRQSAILHSAVAHKVFDHTRAPVKAEVVSLALGWVANKGKIFLNALVAMGLLQKTAQGFVNSPLSERFLVSSSAEFIGPIIAHQRLQWQNWPRLGEILSTTASLNFQQENRFKHDVAARDAFNDAMVRFSQPMVDVLRELSVFDHAHKVIDLAGGHGTYIAEIARRHPQVKGEIWDLDATRQAAQSTIGNYQLEQRLSFKERNLLDLARYQDERADVVMLNDCLHYFTREQTTALVKGASQLLEAGGALLILSMTLDEDEIHPALSADFSLHMMVNTVNGELHPTRWLAQQMQDLGLSVEQEPIGRYTLLVGRRVN; translated from the coding sequence ATGAATGCGCAAAAACCGGTGACCATCTATGAGCATGCCGAAGAGGCCAACACCCTCAACGGTGTGTTCGACCTGGTGAAGCTCTCCGACCAGTATCGCCAGTCGGCCATCCTTCATTCGGCAGTCGCCCACAAGGTCTTCGATCACACCCGCGCGCCGGTCAAGGCCGAAGTCGTCAGCCTGGCACTGGGCTGGGTGGCCAACAAGGGCAAGATTTTCCTTAATGCCCTGGTTGCCATGGGCCTGCTGCAAAAGACCGCGCAAGGCTTCGTCAACTCGCCGTTGAGCGAGCGCTTTCTGGTCAGCAGCAGCGCCGAATTCATCGGCCCGATCATTGCTCACCAGCGTCTGCAGTGGCAGAACTGGCCGCGCTTGGGCGAGATTCTCAGCACCACCGCGTCGCTGAATTTCCAGCAGGAAAACCGCTTCAAGCACGATGTCGCAGCCCGTGATGCCTTTAACGATGCCATGGTTCGTTTCAGTCAGCCAATGGTCGATGTTCTGCGTGAACTGTCAGTGTTTGACCATGCGCACAAGGTCATCGACCTGGCCGGCGGCCATGGCACCTACATCGCCGAGATCGCCCGCCGGCATCCACAGGTCAAAGGCGAAATCTGGGACCTGGACGCTACCCGCCAGGCCGCCCAGAGCACTATCGGCAACTACCAGCTCGAGCAGCGCTTGAGCTTCAAGGAGCGCAACCTGCTGGACCTGGCCCGTTACCAGGATGAACGCGCCGATGTGGTGATGCTCAATGACTGCCTGCACTACTTCACCCGCGAGCAGACCACTGCGCTGGTCAAGGGCGCCAGTCAGTTGCTGGAGGCTGGGGGGGCGTTGCTGATCCTCAGCATGACCCTGGACGAGGACGAGATTCACCCGGCGTTGTCGGCTGATTTCTCCCTGCACATGATGGTCAACACGGTGAACGGCGAGCTGCACCCGACCCGCTGGCTGGCCCAGCAGATGCAGGACCTGGGCCTGAGTGTCGAGCAAGAGCCGATTGGCCGCTACACCTTGCTGGTTGGGCGGAGGGTCAACTGA
- a CDS encoding helix-turn-helix transcriptional regulator, translated as MIAPAADASSTADRILFLLKTRGALKTTDLASLLDITFEAARQQIQKLQASELITGISAPGKGAGRPSQKWTLTEAAQRRFPDAHSVLTLQLIETVEQVFGNAGVDQLITRMEIANRSEYQQACSQAESVEDKVRILVQLRERAGYMAEMVESDNGWLIIENHCPICVAASRCQGFCRSELQIFQSVFGEQALVERCEHLISGDRRCVYRVLPRTAPAQ; from the coding sequence ATGATTGCACCTGCCGCCGACGCCAGCTCCACCGCCGACCGCATCCTGTTTTTGCTCAAGACCCGTGGCGCGCTGAAAACCACTGACCTTGCCAGCTTGCTCGACATCACCTTCGAAGCCGCCCGCCAGCAGATCCAGAAACTGCAGGCCAGCGAGCTGATCACCGGCATCAGCGCCCCGGGCAAAGGCGCCGGCCGCCCCTCGCAAAAGTGGACCCTGACCGAGGCGGCTCAGCGCCGCTTCCCCGACGCCCACAGCGTTCTGACCCTGCAACTGATCGAGACGGTCGAGCAGGTGTTCGGCAATGCCGGGGTCGACCAACTCATCACCCGCATGGAAATCGCCAACCGCAGCGAATACCAGCAGGCCTGCAGCCAGGCCGAATCGGTGGAAGACAAGGTGCGCATACTGGTGCAACTGCGTGAGCGGGCCGGCTACATGGCAGAAATGGTCGAAAGCGACAACGGCTGGCTGATCATCGAAAACCACTGCCCGATCTGCGTGGCGGCCAGCCGCTGCCAGGGCTTCTGCCGTTCGGAGTTGCAGATTTTCCAGTCGGTGTTCGGTGAGCAGGCGCTTGTCGAGCGCTGCGAACATCTGATATCAGGTGATCGACGCTGCGTGTACCGGGTCTTGCCGAGGACGGCGCCCGCGCAGTAA
- a CDS encoding nitroreductase family protein: MNPTLELLASHRSERSFHDRPISDQLLDAILGAAHQAPTSFNAQHISAVVVRDAERRRQIAELAGGQPWISAAPVFITLVVDFHKTALAAQRTGEQHCIHQHLEGMIAACTDGGIMLATLMTAARSLGLGVVPVGGIRANASGMIELLGLPEKSFALCGVALGYVQQPALQKPRLPLVSFRHDERYDAQVLPAAIEAYDAALMEHWQIAGRVEGQSWSSSIGRCYARNYRPQLKAQLLANGLAAD; this comes from the coding sequence ATGAACCCGACCCTCGAGCTGCTCGCCAGCCACCGCAGCGAGCGCAGTTTTCACGACCGGCCGATCAGCGATCAGCTACTCGATGCCATCCTGGGCGCCGCCCACCAGGCGCCCACCTCGTTCAACGCCCAGCATATTTCCGCCGTGGTGGTGCGCGACGCCGAGCGCCGCCGGCAGATTGCCGAGCTGGCGGGCGGGCAGCCCTGGATCAGCGCGGCACCCGTGTTCATCACCCTGGTGGTGGACTTCCACAAAACCGCACTGGCCGCACAACGCACGGGCGAGCAGCACTGTATTCACCAGCACCTGGAAGGCATGATTGCCGCCTGCACCGATGGCGGCATCATGCTCGCGACGCTGATGACCGCGGCGCGCTCGCTAGGGTTGGGTGTGGTGCCGGTGGGCGGTATTCGGGCCAATGCCAGCGGCATGATCGAGTTGCTCGGCTTGCCGGAAAAATCCTTTGCCCTGTGCGGGGTGGCCCTGGGCTATGTACAGCAGCCGGCGCTGCAAAAGCCACGCTTGCCCCTGGTGTCCTTTCGTCATGATGAGCGCTATGACGCCCAGGTGTTGCCGGCGGCGATCGAAGCCTACGATGCCGCACTGATGGAACACTGGCAGATTGCCGGACGGGTTGAGGGGCAAAGCTGGTCGAGCAGTATCGGTCGTTGCTATGCACGCAACTATCGGCCGCAGCTCAAGGCGCAGTTGCTGGCCAATGGTTTGGCGGCGGACTGA
- a CDS encoding efflux transporter outer membrane subunit, giving the protein MNGHPLSLIAVLLGLALAGCKVGPDYQKATPAPLALSTPQQQQFAQQGQLPAQWWSFFDDPQLNRLVDTALEHNHDIREAQANLLAARALFDDRRLDQYPGVTARTGFSQSLEQQQLADGSDPQRMFSRSYRAGFDVQWEIDLFGRLQRLTAAAQARTEAAQADLEQMRLSIAAEVARAYYQQQGGRRSLEVAQSEVEAWRETLKLTRAQVRAGSGQYEDEQNAQANLLLSEAAVPPLQAAVEEAGYRLDVLTGRAPSLAGTSAPVHFLPPLARQLPLGDVNALINNRPDVASAERLLAASSEDVGVATAELYPRLDLGGFIGFFALRSGDLGSAARAYELAPTVTWPAFRLGNAKARLRAAKAQNQGAQARYEQSLLLAREEVENAVTRLARNQTRLGALMQSAAHGADAVDIASKRYRRGAGSYLAVLENQRALFLIKREVAQAETASFLNAIALYKALGWGSG; this is encoded by the coding sequence ATGAACGGACACCCTCTGAGCCTGATCGCCGTGCTGCTGGGCCTGGCCCTGGCGGGCTGCAAGGTCGGCCCCGACTACCAGAAGGCGACTCCGGCGCCGCTGGCGCTGAGCACGCCGCAACAGCAGCAGTTCGCCCAGCAAGGGCAATTGCCCGCGCAGTGGTGGTCGTTCTTCGATGACCCGCAGTTGAACCGTTTGGTCGACACCGCGCTTGAGCACAACCACGACATCCGCGAGGCCCAGGCCAACCTGCTGGCGGCGCGGGCGCTGTTCGACGACCGGCGCCTGGACCAGTACCCGGGCGTCACTGCCCGCACCGGTTTCAGCCAGAGCCTTGAACAACAGCAACTGGCCGATGGCAGCGATCCGCAGCGCATGTTCTCGCGCAGCTACCGCGCAGGCTTTGACGTGCAGTGGGAGATCGACCTGTTTGGCCGCTTGCAACGCCTGACGGCGGCGGCCCAGGCCAGGACCGAAGCGGCGCAGGCCGACCTTGAGCAGATGCGCCTGAGCATTGCCGCCGAAGTCGCCCGCGCCTACTACCAGCAACAGGGCGGACGCCGCAGCCTGGAGGTGGCCCAGTCCGAGGTTGAGGCCTGGCGTGAAACCTTGAAGCTCACCCGCGCCCAGGTACGCGCCGGCAGTGGCCAGTACGAGGATGAGCAGAACGCCCAGGCCAACCTGCTGCTCAGTGAGGCGGCGGTGCCGCCGTTGCAGGCGGCGGTGGAGGAGGCCGGTTACCGCTTGGACGTGCTGACCGGGCGGGCTCCGAGCCTGGCTGGAACCTCGGCGCCCGTGCACTTTTTGCCGCCCTTGGCGCGGCAGTTGCCCTTGGGTGACGTCAACGCGCTGATCAACAACCGCCCGGATGTCGCCAGTGCCGAGCGGTTACTGGCGGCCAGCAGCGAAGACGTTGGCGTGGCCACCGCCGAGCTGTATCCGCGTCTGGACCTGGGTGGTTTTATCGGCTTCTTTGCCCTGCGCAGTGGCGACCTGGGCAGTGCTGCCCGTGCTTATGAACTGGCGCCGACGGTGACCTGGCCGGCATTTCGCCTGGGCAATGCCAAGGCCCGTTTGCGTGCTGCCAAGGCGCAAAACCAAGGAGCGCAGGCGCGCTATGAGCAGTCCTTGCTGTTGGCCCGCGAAGAAGTGGAAAACGCCGTGACTCGCCTGGCCCGCAACCAGACCCGCCTCGGTGCGCTGATGCAGTCGGCGGCCCATGGCGCCGATGCCGTCGACATCGCCTCCAAGCGTTATCGGCGCGGCGCCGGGAGCTACCTGGCAGTGCTGGAGAACCAGCGGGCGTTGTTCTTGATCAAGCGTGAAGTGGCGCAAGCGGAAACCGCTTCGTTCCTCAATGCGATTGCCTTGTACAAGGCGCTGGGGTGGGGTAGCGGCTGA